In Eublepharis macularius isolate TG4126 chromosome 4, MPM_Emac_v1.0, whole genome shotgun sequence, the following are encoded in one genomic region:
- the RPS14 gene encoding 40S ribosomal protein S14, protein MAPRKGKEKKEEQVISLGPQVAEGENVFGVCHIFASFNDTFVHVTDLSGKETICRVTGGMKVKADRDESSPYAAMLAAQDVAQRCKELGITALHIKLRATGGNRTKTPGPGAQSALRALARSGMKIGRIEDVTPIPSDSTRRKGGRRGRRL, encoded by the exons ATGGCACCTCGTAAGGGTaaggaaaagaaggaagaacAGGTTATCAGCTTGGGACCACAGGTTGCTGAAGGGGAGAATGTGTTTGGAGTCTGTCACATTTTTGCTTCCTTCAATGACACCTTTGTCCACGTAACTGACCTGTCTGGCAA GGAAACAATCTGTCGAGTGACTGGTGGCATGAAAGTGAAGGCTGACAGGGATGAGTCTTCTCCTTATGCTGCTATGTTGGCCGCACAGGATGTGGCTCAGAGGTGTAAAGAGTTGGGCATCACTGCTCTTCACATCAAGCTGCGGGCTACAGGTGGAAATAG AACAAAGACTCCTGGACCTGGAGCACAGTCAGCCCTCAGGGCTTTGGCTCGGTCTGGAATGAAGATTGGGCGTATTG AGGATGTGACTCCCATCCCCTCGGACAGTACCCGCAGAAAAGGCGGACGCCGTGGTCGTCGTCTGTAA